A region of the Caballeronia sp. TF1N1 genome:
AGCTCGAAAATCCCGGCACCGGCAATGTGCCGACTGGAATGCCCAGCTCGCCGACCGTATCCCAGACGCCAACGAATGCGATATCCACATCGCGCGAGAACTGCTTGCGATACGCGACGACTGCGTCATCCGTGGCGCTCGCATTCTGATCACGATAGATGCCGTATGCCTGATCGATCGAATCTTGTCCCGTGTCGGTGGCGAGCCCGCATTTGCGGATCAGCCCGGCAAGACTGCGCGCCGAATAGGCGCCGCGACTGAAGCCGAGAATGAAGATCGATGCGCCCGGTTTGTAGCGTTCGCTAAGCCACGCATAACCGGCCTTGATGTTTTCCGATAGCCCGTCGCCGAACGCGCCGCCGAGGAACTTGCTGGCCAGCGCGAACAACCCATTACCTTGTGTCCCGACGCCTTGAACGTAGAGCGTTTCCTGCTCGTCCGTCTCGGGTGCGAGCTTGTAGAGCAGATATGCGTTGGTGCGATCGTTGGGTTCGTTCCAGGTGCCGTCGAAAAAGATGGCGAGATTCATGATGAAGGGTCTCCTTACCAAGTCTCGATACGCCTCATACGTTGTCAGCGGTCTGACAAAAGCGCCTTGAGTAAGGGATAGGAAATCGCGGGGCAAGCTGCAAGCATCGGATACGCGAAAACGGCGCGCGGGCATGGAGCGGCTGTATTTTGGCGGATACGAGGGGGACCCATGCATCTTGCGCACGGACGGATCGACATGAATGTGCCATCCTTGATCCACGGCCGATGCGATAGGGCGTGATCGGGCCGTCGACTATTGCGGGGGTGAATCATGAAGAAAACGTTTCTTGCCATGATCGGTTTTGCATGCGCTGCAACACTCGGTGCACCGGCATTCGCACGCGACGACGGTCCGCGCTTCGCGCAGGACCATCTCGATCGGTTGGTCGCGCAGCACGCGGAAGCGAATCGGCATATCCGCGGTGGGACGCATGGCGCGGCGGCATCGGGGACGGTGTCATCGCAAAGTTTTGGCAACGACGCTTCCAAGTGATCGCTCGCGGCTTTCGCGACGGCTTGTGTGCCGGCCGGATGCATTAGGCACCAACGTGTACGGCGCCGGAAGAGAGACGCTTTCGTGCAAGGCGAGAGCGGAGAGGCATTACGCATTGGGTCGACCGCATGCAAAATGCAAATCGTTAGGGCGCGCCTAACAGCAACGTGCGACGCTCCGAAGGAAAGCCACGTTCGTGCGACGCGAAGATGGCGCAGGTTGCAGGCATCCGGTCCACCGCATTCAACATGCAATCGGTCGTCAAAGGTATGAAATTTGCGACAACCGCCCGAATGTTCCGCGGCGACATGCCGACGATCCTCCCCGTCAATTCCCCCGAGAGCCATGACACGGAAAGCCCTATCGATAGCTGTACTTTCTGCATCTTTTCTGGCGGCAGGCTGCGCGGGCATCGGCCCGAGCCGTCTAAAAGCCGATCAGGTCGACTATTCACGCGCACTCGGCGATGCCAAGAAGCGCGAAATTCTTGCCGCAATCGTCGGTTTGCGCTTCGCAGATTCGCCTTCATTCCTCACGGTGAGCAGCATCATTGCCGCCTACACGTTCGATACCACCGCTGGCGCCACGCTCAATGCGGGTTCTGGCAGCGTGCCGAACTACGCGGCAGCCACCGGAAGCGTGTCGTATTCGAACCATCCGACTTTCACCTTCACCCCTACCACGGGCGACGCCTACGCGAGCGCATACATCCGCCCGCTCGCACCCGCGCTCGTGATGCCGCTTGCCGAAAGCGGCATTCCGGTCGATCTGCTCTTGCGCATCACGGCGCAATCCATCGGCGGGTTACAGAACGGCACGGCGCTCGGCGGCCCGAACGGATCAGGCGCGCCTGAATTCTTCATGTTGATTCAAGCGCTACGACGTCTGCAACTGGCCGGCGAATTGAATATTGAATCACGTAATGGAAAGGATGGCGGCGTGTTCATCACGCTCGGCGCAACGCGCAGCGGCACTAACAAGCAGACCGTCGGCGATCTCACGCTCGTGCGCAAGCTGCTCAAGTTGTCCCCGAAGATGAAGACGTATGAACTCGTCTACGGCCAGGCGGCGGATCATGATCGCATTCCGATGGTCACGCGTTCCGTGCTTGGGATCCTGACCGATATCGGCGCGCAGATCACCGTGCCGGACGAGCAGGTGGACACGGGAGCAACCAAGCCGACCATCGGGTTGATCGGCGGAGAGACGCGTCCGACCATCATCGTGCAAGTGGGCGAGAAGCCGCCGCAGGATGCGTATGTCAGCGTGCCCTACGATAAAACGAACTATTGGATCGACAGAAGGGATTTCGATTCGAAGTACGCATTTACCGTCGTGCAGAACCTGATGGCGCTAGCCGAAGTGACGGACACATCGAAAGCGCCGGTCGTGACGATCCCGGCCAACTGAGTTTGTCCGCGCGCTCGGCGTCTGCTCGTTATTGCTCTTCTAAAAGGCAGGTCGAGTGGCGCCTCCGCTATGAATGTCCTCGTGTCGCAATGTCGCGAAGCGCGAAATGAGATTGCCAGCACGGATAGGCCGCGTGCATTTGAATGCAAAGTACCTTGGCTTTGCATTCTGCATCCAATGACGCCCCAAGCAACACAAGCACACGCCAAGCGCAGACAACCCCAGCGCTTACTGCCCGAAAAACGTGCCGAACGCGCGAGGTTGAGTGCTCGTCGTGCGACCAGCTTGCGACGACCCAGCCGTGACCGAACCATAGTCATTCGACTGCGTTGACGCTTGCGCAATGGATTGCGTGCCCACACGCGCTTCGGCTGCCTGAATGTTCGACGGATAGGTAGGATCGGCTGCGACCGGGTTGTAGCCGGCGTTCTCTAGTTGCGCGAGTTCGGCGCGAACCTGCGCGCGAGTAAGCGGCGCATCCGTTTGCGAGTAAGAAAGGGCGGGGACGGCAAAAGCAGCGGCGATGGCGATCGCAGAGAAGAACGGTTTCATGGATGTCGGCTCCGTGGTGGATAGGTCGTGCTCTTCGAATAGCTTTCGGGACAGCGTTTGCACGGAGTGTAGAGAGGGCTGAGTCGCGGATCATCTATCGATCCGTTGAAGGATCTTTCTAGGGATGGCAACAATCCATGGATGCGCTTGAATTAAAAATACCACTCACTGGCATACAAAATTAGGGTTTCACCTAGCCTATCGGCGTTCAAGACGTTCATCTTAAAATTAATCAACCGGACGGTCGGTTAATCGATATACTCGCTGCATCGCTTCTCAAAATAGAGCGGAGTCTCGCATGTACACGCAATCCCTCGATCTTCCGGGTCAGCCCGCGGTTTCGGACGCTTCAGCCGAGGCGTCGTCGCAACAGCAACATTTCGATGCGGTGATGCAGGCGGATAGCAAGATCGAACCGCAAGACTGGATGCCCGAGGCGTATCGCAAGACGTTGGTGCGGCAGATTTCTCAGCACGCGCACTCGGAGATCATCGGCATGCAGCCCGAGGGCAACTGGATCAGTCGTGCGCCTAGCCTGAAGCGCAAGGCGATCCTGCTCGCCAAGGTGCAGGACGAGGGCGGCCACGGCTTGTATCTCTACAGCGCGGCTGAAACGCTCGGCGTCTCGCGCGACCAACTGACCGACGCGCTGCATGCGGGCAAGGCCAAATATTCGAGCATCTTCAACTATCCGACGCCTACATGGGCCGACGTGGGCGTGATCGGCTGGCTCGTGGATGGCGCCGCGATCATGAATCAGATACCGCTGTGCCGCTGTACTTACGGCCCTTACGCGCGCGCGATGATTCGCATTTGCAAGGAAGAGTCGTTCCACCAACGGCAGGGCTTCGATGCCCTGCTCGCGATGATGAAAGGCACGCAAGCGCAGAAAGACCTCGTGCAGCAAGCCGTGAATCGCTGGTGGTGGCCCGTGCTGATGATGTTCGGACCGAGCGACAAGGATTCCATTCATAGCGGCCAGTCGTTCGCGTGGGGCAT
Encoded here:
- a CDS encoding DUF4148 domain-containing protein, producing the protein MKPFFSAIAIAAAFAVPALSYSQTDAPLTRAQVRAELAQLENAGYNPVAADPTYPSNIQAAEARVGTQSIAQASTQSNDYGSVTAGSSQAGRTTSTQPRAFGTFFGQ
- the paaA gene encoding 1,2-phenylacetyl-CoA epoxidase subunit PaaA, translated to MYTQSLDLPGQPAVSDASAEASSQQQHFDAVMQADSKIEPQDWMPEAYRKTLVRQISQHAHSEIIGMQPEGNWISRAPSLKRKAILLAKVQDEGGHGLYLYSAAETLGVSRDQLTDALHAGKAKYSSIFNYPTPTWADVGVIGWLVDGAAIMNQIPLCRCTYGPYARAMIRICKEESFHQRQGFDALLAMMKGTQAQKDLVQQAVNRWWWPVLMMFGPSDKDSIHSGQSFAWGIKRISNDDLRQKFVDATVEQAKILGVTLPDPDLKWNEARGAHDYGEIDWDEFWRVVNGDGPCNKERLATRIKANDDGAWVREAALAYADKQARKAQNQQKQAA
- a CDS encoding DUF2235 domain-containing protein — its product is MNLAIFFDGTWNEPNDRTNAYLLYKLAPETDEQETLYVQGVGTQGNGLFALASKFLGGAFGDGLSENIKAGYAWLSERYKPGASIFILGFSRGAYSARSLAGLIRKCGLATDTGQDSIDQAYGIYRDQNASATDDAVVAYRKQFSRDVDIAFVGVWDTVGELGIPVGTLPVPGFSSYYKFHDTTLSNTTKAAYHAIAANEYRSLYAPTLWTQGSEDRGNLPLEQRWFMGAHANVGGGYLSPPRTPEDLLPLIPAEWLREKAASHGLVFDKPIDIPLAAYACEPIDSYAEFISKSAVLRDVCAKAPRVAGTALNETIDPSLSKRLDTPGFLDIYPQLCAQLRRLPVGQ